The Armigeres subalbatus isolate Guangzhou_Male unplaced genomic scaffold, GZ_Asu_2 Contig507, whole genome shotgun sequence genome includes a region encoding these proteins:
- the LOC134204281 gene encoding omega-amidase NIT2-like, with product MRININYPAIQISTIGRSRFIQPMQDDNKLVFMAGCFANNLQFSSICKLKNIHSVIMAAQLKIALIQLDSFPTKQAAITNAINQIRIAAKDKGAKLVILPECWNSTYCTKEFPRSAEQIPNGETSKALSKISGELGITLIGGTYPEVESGKLFNTCPVWGPKGEFIGKYRKMHLFDMDIPGTCTFKESSVLTAGNEFLTFNVGEVKIGVGICYDQRFQGLATVYRNRGCDLMIYPSAFDTYTGPMHFELIAQARALDNGMFVALCAPARDTTKDYVAYGYSTVCDPWGRVLSRAKEGPETLIVNLDMGLRDSIRRQIPTQKQKRADVYEVVCKK from the coding sequence ATGAGAATTAATATTAACTACCCGGCCATTCAAATCAGCACGATTGGTCGCTCCCGTTTCATACAGCCAATGCAAGATGATAACAAACTAGTATTTATGGCCGGCTGTTTTGCAAACAATCTACAGTTTTCTTCCATCTGTAAGCTCAAAAACATCCATTCCGTCATCATGGCTGCCCAGCTCAAAATCGCTTTGATCCAGTTGGACAGTTTCCCAACGAAACAGGCAGCAATCACAAATGCCATCAACCAGATCCGTATCGCCGCCAAGGACAAGGGTGCCAAACTCGTTATATTGCCAGAATGCTGGAACTCCACCTACTGTACCAAGGAGTTCCCCCGGTCGGCCGAACAAATTCCCAATGGAGAAACATCAAAAGCGCTGTCGAAGATTTCTGGCGAGCTGGGGATCACTCTGATCGGTGGAACATATCCAGAGGTTGAAAGCGGAAAGCTGTTTAATACCTGTCCCGTGTGGGGTCCCAAAGGGGAATTCATTGGAAAGTATCGCAAAATGCATCTCTTCGATATGGACATCCCCGGGACGTGTACCTTCAAGGAGTCCAGCGTTCTCACAGCGGGAAATGAGTTCCTGACATTCAAcgttggtgaagtgaaaatTGGCGTTGGAATCTGCTATGACCAACGTTTCCAGGGGTTGGCAACCGTCTATCGAAATCGTGGCTGCGATCTGATGATCTACCCTTCGGCCTTCGACACCTACACAGGACCGATGCATTTCGAACTGATCGCTCAGGCTCGTGCTTTGGACAATGGAATGTTTGTGGCACTTTGCGCTCCGGCGAGGGATACAACCAAGGATTATGTAGCCTACGGGTACTCGACGGTTTGCGATCCCTGGGGAAGGGTTTTGAGTCGGGCCAAGGAAGGACCCGAGACGCTGATAGTGAATCTGGATATGGGTTTGCGTGATTCCATTAGACGGCAGATTCCGACTCAGAAACAGAAAAGGGCCGATGTGTACGAAGTGGTGTGCAagaaataa